The sequence below is a genomic window from Streptomyces sp. NBC_00289.
GTCGTTGAACTATTCCAGCAGCGGGGGTGATGGGGCTTTCGGGCTGGGCTGGTCGTTGTCGGGGATGGGCTCGTCGATCACCCGGTGCGCCACGGCTCCGGACAGTGAGGGCGCCCGGTCGGGTATTTCCTACGACAAGAAGGACCGGTACTGCCTGGACGGGGCGAAGCTGGTCGGTGTGGGTGCGTCCGGGCCGGGGCAGTCCGGCGAGTACGGGGCTGACGGCACCGAGTACCGGACCGAGAGCGACGGTTTCGCCAAGATTGTTTCGGTGAACGCCAATAATCCGGATATGGGCCCGGACAAGTTCCTGGTCTACGGCAAGGATGGCCGGATCAGCACGTATGAGGCGCAGGCGGCGCTGCGTACCACCGATTCCGTCAATCTGGCGAAGGAGTGGGAAGAGCTCAGGACGGAGGTGTATCACACCCCGGACGGGACGGTTTTCACCAAGCGGATACCGGACATCATGTCCGCGCCGTATGTGAAGCAGCATTCGACGGTGCATTCGATGCCGCGGGTGATCTGGCTGCTGAAGAGTGTGAAGGACCGTTCGGGCAATGAGATGCGGTACACCTATGACCCGACGACGTCTGCTCAGTTCGGCAACAAGTATCCGCTGAAGAAGATTGATTACACGTTCGGGCCGGGCCGGGATGCGGCCCGGAGTGTCGAGTTCGCCTACGAGTCCCGTCATGATGCGACGTCCGCGTGGGTGAACGGGGTGCGGTACGTCAACGACGAACGCGTCAAGTCCGTCACGATGAAGGCGCCCAACCCGACGGCCACCACCGCGGTGCGCACCTACAATTTCACCTACCGGGGTGCGGGCACCGCGGACCATGACAAGACGCGCAGTCTGTTGTGGAAGGTCCAGGAGTGCGGGGCGAAGGGCGGCTGCCTGCCGTACAGAGAATTCAGGTGGACGGGGGCGGAGGATCTGCCGTCGTTCACCACCTCATCTTTGGGGAACTGGAATCCTGCTTCCGAGCCGAGCCCCGACGGCCTGCGTCCGTCTGCGCAGGTGCTGGACGTGGACGGTGACGGCAGCGACGACCTCCTGACCCAGAACAGCAGTGCCACCGGACGGCAGGTCGAGGCGCGGCTGGGTTCGCGCAATGCGGCGGGAGTTGTCTCGCCGCTTGCGGACCGGCGGCAGGTCAGCGGGGTGGGAGGGTTCCCGGACGTCCTGCCGGTCGGTAACGCGCCGGGGCTGGACCTGCGGGAGGGCCGGCCGGTGGACATCGAGGGTGATGGCACACCGGAGTTCATGGTCAAGACAGTGGATCTGACCGGGACGCATGAGCGGATGCTGCGCTGGAACAAGGGGGCGCACCGGTTCGACAGCACCAGTCTGGTCTTCGACGCCGACGGCTATTTCTCCGATTTTGCGGACCTTGACGGCGACGGTTTGATGGACCGGATCTCGGCGGATGTTCCCAGCGCGAGTCCGGATGAGGGCAACCGGCGGACCTTGTCGGTGCGGATGAACAAGGGCGGTGGCACCTTCGGTCCCTCGGTCAACTCCGACATCCCCGGCAAGTGCCCGGGGGCGCGTGTGTCCGACACTGATGGTGACGGACGAGCGGACCTGATCCTGGACAAGCCGCTGACCACCCCCGACTACAACGGCAAGTTCGCGTGTTCGACGGGGCAGCACACCGTTGCGGTGCGTGCCGGCAGTGACGGCTCGGGCGCTCTTCAGGCTGTGCCGGGCAAGGGCGCGGATGACGCCGTGGGGACGGGCGGCTGGAAGTTTTCACCCCTTGCGCCGCAGGGAGTGTCTTCGCGGAAGGTTTCCTCACCGGACGACGCCGAGGGTGGTCTCTATCTCGGCTACAGGTTCAATGCACTGGCCAATTGGATTATCCGGCCCGGGGACTATAACGGCGACGGCCTGCAGGACACTCTGATGATGTCCAAAGTGCAAGGTGCGGACAGTGTCATGCTGTGGAACACCGGTGCCGGTCTCTTCTGGGACGGCAAGGCCGTGCAGATTCCTCTGGGGAGCCTTCCCGCCACGGAAGAAAATGTTCAGGTCGCCGACGTGAACGGTGACGGCCGGGACGACGTCGTCGGTTTCCGGTCGGAAATCGACGGTCCGGTGCAGAAATATGTGGCCATCATGCTGTCGAAGGGGGACGGCACGTTCTCGGTCGATGAGGTCACGGCCGGTCCGATCGACCGGATGGCGAAGCTGGGTGACTTCAACGGCGACGGCCTTCTCGATCTGCTGCGTGCCGAGAAGACCGCACTGAAAGTCATGATCCAGAACGCGCCTCAGTCCGGCGGAACGCGGATCAGTGATGTGCGCGACGAGGATGCACCATATTCCCGGAATGTAGTCACTTACTCGCAGGAGTGGAATGACCACCCGGATCTGATGGGTGAGGACACCTGCCAGGCACCGTTGCAGTGTATGCGGCGGGGGATGACGGTGGTGCGGGAGCTGCTCACCCGTGAGCACGGGCTGATGACGTCGCTGGGTTCGAGTGAGTACTTCTCCTACCGGGATCCGGTCGCGCATGTCCGGCAGGGTTTCCTCGGTTTTGGTGAAGTAACCAGCTGGAAGCCCACCCGGCCGTCGCAGACGGTCACCACCTACGATCTGCGGACCACGTTCGACGGGGGGAAGCGGTATCCGTTCGCGGGGCGCCCCAAGACGGTGACCACGGTGACGCCGATCCTCAGCCAGAACGAGGTGGCGGACAAGCCGGCCGCGGCGAATGCCCGGATTTCGGTGACCGGCAGCAGTGACGAGTACCGGCCCGGCAACGGCGGCAAGACGTTCGCGGTGTTCCCGAAGAACACCGGCACCGACGTGTGGGATCAGAGCGTCGCGATCAACTGGGGCGAGTCACTGGCCGGCTCTGAGAATGCACAGCACGTCGAGTGGGTGGAGCACCAGCCGCAGAGCGGCCCCGACAAGCAGGTCAAGGCCTCGAGCACGTATGACTCCTACGGCAATCTCACCGACACCACCAGTGCCACGACCGGTGGGGTCAGCGGCAGCACACACACCGATTTCGACCTCTCGCCGCAGCGGCAGCTCGACTGGCTGGTCGGCCTGCCCGAGAAACAGACCGCACAGCAGACCGAGGCCGGCACCAGCAGCCCGGTGACCACCGTCACCGGTTTCGAGCACGACGAGCGTGGTCTGCCCACCGCAGTGCACACCGAGCCGGGCAATACGGACGAGCTGCGCAGCAGTGCGCGCACCGAGTTCGACGGCCTGGGTGTGCCGGTCAAGATGACGGCGAGTGCGCCAGGCCGGCCGGACCAGGTCACCCACCTCGAATACGACAACGGCAAAATGTTCGGCTCGACGCAGCCGGATGAGCGGATCTACCCCTCGCAGACCTGGCAGGAGTATGCGGTGGCCGCCTACCGGCCCACCACCTGGCAGGCGGTCCACCCCGCGCTCGGCGTCACGGTTGCGACCGAGGACGTCAACGGCACCGGCTCCACGACATCCGTCGATGACCTGGGCCGCCCGGTGCGCAGCGAGGCCGACGGTACTCAGCCGACCACCCTCGCCTACGCCCCCTACAAGGTCACTGCGGGCGGGAACGTGCTGGGCATGCAGGTGACGGCCACCACCGGCCAGAACGTGACGAAGACGGTCACGGCGCCGGCGGGCAACACCCACCTGACCACCACCACCGGTTTCGCCGGGGAAACGGTCACCACCGCCACCGGCTACGACAACCTGGGCCGCGTCGCCTACACCACCCGGCCCTCCGCCGGCACCCCGGACCCGTCCGAGGCGACGTCCGTCTTTTACGACAGCCTGGACCGGCCGACCGAGACCGAGTACCCGGACGAGACCAACTCGAGCGTGACCTACCCCTCGTTCTTCACCACCCAGACCGAGGATCCCCGCGGCGCGAAGACCGTGACCACCACCGACGTCGACGGCCGGATACGCACCACCGTCGGCAAGCTCCGCAAGCCGGGCGGCACCACCGCAGACGTCACCACCACCTACGCCTACAAGCGGCTGCAGAGCGTTGTCACGGACGACAAGGGCAACAAGACCACCACCGACTTCGACATCCTGGGCAGGCCCACCAAGCTGACCGACCCCGACCGGGGAACATCCACCACCAGCTACTACGGCAACGGACAGGTCAACACGACCACCCGTCCCGGCCAGCAGACCGGCTACCACTACGACGCCCTGGGCCGCCCCACCTCGACCGTCGCTGACGTCGGCGGCACCAAACGCACCGACACCTACGTGTGGGACACCGCCCAAAACGGTGTGGGCCAGCTGGACCGTGCCACCAGCGGCGACAACATCACCACCGCCTACCGCTACGACGACATGGGCCGCCCCATCGGCACCGACTACACCGATGCGGCCACCAACACCACCTACAAGACCGACCAGCACTACGACGCCCAGGGCCGTCCCGACACGATGACCTACCCGGCCGTTCCCGGCCGCAACCGCCTGAGCGTGTCCCCCACCTACAACACCTACGGTCACATCAGTGACATCAAGGACACCACCGACCCGCAGGCCCCCAAGCAGCTGTGGCACGCCACCGCCCGCAACGCGGACATGGCCCTGACCGCCGCCACCCTGGGCGCCGGCGCAACCATCAGCCTCAGCAACACCTACAACCCGCAGACCGGCCGGCTGGAGAAGTCCACCGCCGAACGGGCCTCCGACAAGGCAGTCCTGCAAAACCGCGGATACACCTACTACGACGACGGCATGGTCCACACCCGCACCCAGACCGACACCACCGCCAACCGCAGCGAAACCTTCACCTACAACGACTTCGACCAGCTCACCGGCTGGAACCTCACCAACGGCCCCGACCCCCAACTCACCACCAGCTACGGCTACAACACCATCGGCAACCTCGAGACCGTCACCAACAACAAGGGCCTGACCGACACCCGCACCTACGGCCGCAACGACGGCACCCTGCCCCACGCCCTGACCAGCCGCACCACCACCGGCGGCGAACCCGCCGTCGACGAGACCTACACCTACGACACCCTCGGCCGCCAGGAAGCCACCAAGAAAACCACCACCACCCTCAGGGCCACCACCTACACCCCCTTCGACCTGCCCCGCACCGTCACCAAAGACGGAAAAACCACCACCTTCGCCTACGACGCCTTCGGCACCCGCATCAAGAAAACCGGCCCCGACGGCACGTCCTTCACCCTCCCCGGCCTCTTCGAGGACCGCACCGACACCGCCGGCAAACACTCCTACGTCTTCTACCTCACCGGCCCCGAAGGTGCCATCGGCCAGGCCGTCCACGACGCCACCGGCACAAAAATCGACTACACCCTCACCGACCAGCTCGGATCCGTCTCCACCACCGTCAACGACACCGGCCAGATAGGCCAGACCTTCTTCTACGACCCCTACGGCGCCCGCACCACCGCCGCCGGCACCCGCACCACCACCACCGGCAGCCACACCCACGGCTACACCGGCCAGGAACACGACGACAACCTCGGCCTCATCAACATGAACGCCCGCGCCTACGACCCCGACCAAAACCAGTTCCTCACCCCCGACACCGTCCTGAGCAACCACCCCTACAACTATGCAAACGCCAGCCCCCTCAACCACACCGACCCCACCGGCAACGACCCCACCTGCCCCCTCGGCCTCTGCCCCAGCAACAACGTCACCGCCGGCATCATGACCGCCGGCGCCATCGGCACCGGCCAATACCAGTCCGGCTACGAAACCCCCGGCGGCCCCGGCGGCATGTCCGGCCTCGGCGGCGGAAACTTCGGCTTCGGCAACCCCTACGGAACCTTCGGCAACGCCGGCTCCGACGGCGGCTCCTTCACCCCCATCATCAACAACACCCAACAAATCCTCGACGACATCAAAGCCACCTACGACGACTACGTCTACACCTGGGACCGCCTCCGAAACGAAGGCATCTCCTACAGCCTCACCGACCCCTACGACGAACTCGCCGGAATCAACCGCGAAACCTACAACACCAACGTCGGCGCCGTCATCGACACCGCCGCCATAACCGCCGCAGCAGCCAGTCTCGCGTATGGCACTGCGGAAGTTTTGACCCACACCGGCATAGGGAATCTCGACTATTCGGCATGGCAAGCTGTGGGCGATATCGTTGACATCTTGGACGAAGGTCAGAAACTAGGCGGTTCATTTTTGGAACCGGTTCTTGATCCGACGACAGATGGAGTCAACCCTTGGTGTGGCACCTATAACTGCATAGGAGCCTCGATTGCGGACGATGCCACGGCGAATAACCACCCCGCCCTCGCAGTTCCAGCTTACGAAGAGAAGGATGCAGGGTACGTCTGGGATATTGAAGATTATCAAAGGTCTCTAGGCATTAAAGAAGGCGTACTGACGGCCAGCAATAACAGTCAGCTTGAGCGGAGAATTCGCAGCATGGGAGACGGTTCCCGCGCCATAGTAGTTGGACACAATCACTCCATACCTAAAACTCTAAACCACACATTCACCGTCAGGAACGTGGGTGGAATTATTGAATGGCGAAACCCGCAACGAGTTGCTGTCGATATAGAGAGGAGGGCTCGCGGATATAGAGGTTTCTGGATATTTCGTACCAAATAGTTGGCTGTGGAAATTAAGGATCTTGCCGCAAGGCTCCGCGGTTACCCAGCCACTCAGTCCGGTAACAGGGCTATCGCCCACGACGTGATGCACGATATCGGTCGCGGGGTCGGAGTCTTGACATAAAGAGGGCCGTACGGGTTGAGCGTGTGGGACGAACCTCGCCCGTACGGCCCTTTCTCATCGCATCTGTACCGACGTCTCCCCGGACGTAACTTGGCCGGCCCACTCAGCTTCTTCGAGTTGGCTACCGATCAGGTGAGGTTCCGCGAGCGCAACGAGCGAGGCCCCCGAGCCGTTGATCGAGATGTCTGACGTCTCAACCAGCTGCCCGGACGCCTCGTTGGTCATCTATCCTGCCGCACTCGACCTACCCCATGCGCTCGTAGAGTGAGTCTGATTCGACGCCGGGGACCCGGTGATCGGCGTCGATACGAAGAAGAAGGAAATCGTGGGGTCGTACGGGAACGGCGGCCGCGAGTGGCGGCTCGCAGGCGACCACGTGCAGGTCAGCACCCATGACTTCCCGGACAAAGTACTCGGGAAGGCCGTGCCCTATGGCATCTATGACCTGGCTGCGAACACCGGCTGGGTCAGTGAGCTTGTTCAGTTCGGCCACTGATCGGGTGACGTGTGGTGAGGGCGGAACGGGCAGAGCCCCAGGGCTGTTGAGCGAGGTGTCTACGCTCAACTCTTCAGCCTTGGGGCTCTGTTGGTTCCTTATCGTGCCGTACTCGATGTCCCGCATGCCCTCGTGGAGTGGCTGACGATACTGATCGTCACCCGGGAGGGTGACCGAAGATGCAAGCTGTCCCCGTCGCGGCGGGCCCTGGTCGCACTGGTGTACCTGCGGAAGAACGACACCCTGCGACAGCTCGCGGCCGGTTTCGGCATCGGTTTGGCACCGCCCACGCCCATGTCCACGCGGTCGTGGCACTTCTGGCCGATCTTGCACCGGGATTGACAGCGGCCCTGAGATCGGCCGACACCCGGTACGTTCTTCTGGACGGGACACTCGCCGAATGCGACCGAACCGGCGACGGCCGCGCGGACTACTCGGGCAAACACCGCCGACACGGCGTGAACCTACAGGTCGTGGATAGCACCAGATGGAACACTCGTCTGGATTTCGCCTGCTCTGCCGGGTCGTACTCACGATCTCACCGCGGCCCGCCGACACCGGATCATCGCCACCTGTATCCGTCTCGGCATCCCTGTCATCGCAGACCGGAGCT
It includes:
- a CDS encoding FG-GAP-like repeat-containing protein; protein product: MREVTGQAGRQVLRPFLFSSSSESRVMWKLKRRLLRSSVAAGVAAALVGSIGPVVFAPGAVAADGPPVPKHPLPVPSGDPAAAAKAGYLPGSGSVGPNGAFTYGMPLTVPEGRAGVQPQLSLNYSSSGGDGAFGLGWSLSGMGSSITRCATAPDSEGARSGISYDKKDRYCLDGAKLVGVGASGPGQSGEYGADGTEYRTESDGFAKIVSVNANNPDMGPDKFLVYGKDGRISTYEAQAALRTTDSVNLAKEWEELRTEVYHTPDGTVFTKRIPDIMSAPYVKQHSTVHSMPRVIWLLKSVKDRSGNEMRYTYDPTTSAQFGNKYPLKKIDYTFGPGRDAARSVEFAYESRHDATSAWVNGVRYVNDERVKSVTMKAPNPTATTAVRTYNFTYRGAGTADHDKTRSLLWKVQECGAKGGCLPYREFRWTGAEDLPSFTTSSLGNWNPASEPSPDGLRPSAQVLDVDGDGSDDLLTQNSSATGRQVEARLGSRNAAGVVSPLADRRQVSGVGGFPDVLPVGNAPGLDLREGRPVDIEGDGTPEFMVKTVDLTGTHERMLRWNKGAHRFDSTSLVFDADGYFSDFADLDGDGLMDRISADVPSASPDEGNRRTLSVRMNKGGGTFGPSVNSDIPGKCPGARVSDTDGDGRADLILDKPLTTPDYNGKFACSTGQHTVAVRAGSDGSGALQAVPGKGADDAVGTGGWKFSPLAPQGVSSRKVSSPDDAEGGLYLGYRFNALANWIIRPGDYNGDGLQDTLMMSKVQGADSVMLWNTGAGLFWDGKAVQIPLGSLPATEENVQVADVNGDGRDDVVGFRSEIDGPVQKYVAIMLSKGDGTFSVDEVTAGPIDRMAKLGDFNGDGLLDLLRAEKTALKVMIQNAPQSGGTRISDVRDEDAPYSRNVVTYSQEWNDHPDLMGEDTCQAPLQCMRRGMTVVRELLTREHGLMTSLGSSEYFSYRDPVAHVRQGFLGFGEVTSWKPTRPSQTVTTYDLRTTFDGGKRYPFAGRPKTVTTVTPILSQNEVADKPAAANARISVTGSSDEYRPGNGGKTFAVFPKNTGTDVWDQSVAINWGESLAGSENAQHVEWVEHQPQSGPDKQVKASSTYDSYGNLTDTTSATTGGVSGSTHTDFDLSPQRQLDWLVGLPEKQTAQQTEAGTSSPVTTVTGFEHDERGLPTAVHTEPGNTDELRSSARTEFDGLGVPVKMTASAPGRPDQVTHLEYDNGKMFGSTQPDERIYPSQTWQEYAVAAYRPTTWQAVHPALGVTVATEDVNGTGSTTSVDDLGRPVRSEADGTQPTTLAYAPYKVTAGGNVLGMQVTATTGQNVTKTVTAPAGNTHLTTTTGFAGETVTTATGYDNLGRVAYTTRPSAGTPDPSEATSVFYDSLDRPTETEYPDETNSSVTYPSFFTTQTEDPRGAKTVTTTDVDGRIRTTVGKLRKPGGTTADVTTTYAYKRLQSVVTDDKGNKTTTDFDILGRPTKLTDPDRGTSTTSYYGNGQVNTTTRPGQQTGYHYDALGRPTSTVADVGGTKRTDTYVWDTAQNGVGQLDRATSGDNITTAYRYDDMGRPIGTDYTDAATNTTYKTDQHYDAQGRPDTMTYPAVPGRNRLSVSPTYNTYGHISDIKDTTDPQAPKQLWHATARNADMALTAATLGAGATISLSNTYNPQTGRLEKSTAERASDKAVLQNRGYTYYDDGMVHTRTQTDTTANRSETFTYNDFDQLTGWNLTNGPDPQLTTSYGYNTIGNLETVTNNKGLTDTRTYGRNDGTLPHALTSRTTTGGEPAVDETYTYDTLGRQEATKKTTTTLRATTYTPFDLPRTVTKDGKTTTFAYDAFGTRIKKTGPDGTSFTLPGLFEDRTDTAGKHSYVFYLTGPEGAIGQAVHDATGTKIDYTLTDQLGSVSTTVNDTGQIGQTFFYDPYGARTTAAGTRTTTTGSHTHGYTGQEHDDNLGLINMNARAYDPDQNQFLTPDTVLSNHPYNYANASPLNHTDPTGNDPTCPLGLCPSNNVTAGIMTAGAIGTGQYQSGYETPGGPGGMSGLGGGNFGFGNPYGTFGNAGSDGGSFTPIINNTQQILDDIKATYDDYVYTWDRLRNEGISYSLTDPYDELAGINRETYNTNVGAVIDTAAITAAAASLAYGTAEVLTHTGIGNLDYSAWQAVGDIVDILDEGQKLGGSFLEPVLDPTTDGVNPWCGTYNCIGASIADDATANNHPALAVPAYEEKDAGYVWDIEDYQRSLGIKEGVLTASNNSQLERRIRSMGDGSRAIVVGHNHSIPKTLNHTFTVRNVGGIIEWRNPQRVAVDIERRARGYRGFWIFRTK